The Acinetobacter defluvii genome includes a region encoding these proteins:
- the rph gene encoding ribonuclease PH: MRLDQRALDQLRDVKITRNYTRYAEGSVLVEFGHTKVLCTASIDNSVPRFLKGQGQGWVTAEYGMLPRSTHTRSDREAARGKQSGRTQEIQRLIGRSLRAMVDLKKLGENTITIDCDVIQADGGTRTASITGAAVALIDAMNVLLEKKKIKQDPLKGLVAAISVGIYKDEVLLDLCYEEDSNCQTDLNVVMTQAGEFIEIQGTAEEKPFTRAQSNAMLEMAEKGIAELVKKQQEALGW, from the coding sequence ATGCGTCTTGACCAACGTGCATTAGACCAATTACGTGATGTCAAAATCACCCGTAACTACACACGTTATGCAGAAGGTTCTGTATTGGTTGAATTTGGTCATACAAAAGTGCTGTGTACTGCGAGTATTGACAACTCAGTACCACGTTTTTTAAAAGGTCAAGGACAAGGTTGGGTCACTGCTGAATACGGCATGTTGCCACGTTCTACTCATACCCGTAGTGACCGTGAAGCTGCACGTGGTAAACAATCAGGACGTACCCAAGAAATCCAGCGTTTGATTGGTCGTAGCTTACGTGCCATGGTTGACCTTAAAAAACTTGGTGAAAATACGATTACCATCGACTGTGATGTGATCCAAGCTGATGGTGGGACACGTACAGCATCGATTACAGGCGCAGCAGTGGCTTTGATTGATGCCATGAACGTATTGCTTGAAAAGAAAAAAATTAAACAAGACCCTTTAAAAGGCTTGGTTGCTGCGATTTCAGTTGGCATTTATAAAGATGAAGTGTTGCTTGATCTTTGCTATGAAGAAGACTCAAACTGCCAAACAGACTTAAATGTGGTGATGACCCAAGCAGGCGAGTTTATTGAAATTCAGGGTACTGCGGAAGAAAAACCATTCACCCGTGCACAATCAAATGCCATGCTCGAAATGGCGGAAAAAGGCATTGCAGAACTCGTGAAAAAACAACAAGAAGCATTGGGTTGGTAA